A stretch of Schaalia odontolytica DNA encodes these proteins:
- a CDS encoding iron transporter, producing the protein MTTPNPYLPDSHPAPGYPPENATPTQWGAQPMNGAMGQGYVPAAQPGYPGQEPVPRAKKRRSIGGIILLVFGAVIVMASIAGCLAIDLIPGDHGDSGDGLAWAGVALLLYVVPFGLMLMVSGLILVCAARSRSR; encoded by the coding sequence GTGACAACCCCGAACCCGTACCTCCCGGACTCGCATCCCGCTCCGGGGTATCCTCCGGAGAACGCGACTCCCACTCAATGGGGCGCGCAGCCTATGAACGGTGCGATGGGCCAGGGGTATGTGCCTGCCGCACAGCCCGGCTATCCGGGCCAGGAACCCGTGCCTCGCGCGAAGAAGAGGCGGAGCATCGGCGGTATCATCCTGCTCGTCTTCGGTGCAGTCATCGTCATGGCGTCGATTGCTGGCTGTCTCGCGATCGATCTCATCCCCGGAGACCATGGGGATAGCGGGGACGGGCTCGCCTGGGCCGGCGTTGCACTTCTTCTGTACGTGGTCCCCTTCGGCCTGATGTTGATGGTCTCTGGCCTCATCCTGGTGTGTGCAGCCCGCAGTCGCTCACGGTGA
- a CDS encoding ABC transporter permease yields MSAVRTAAGALLRSRDRATSVLTVAAFALPHAFLLAVTGGVMAFGARAAVAAASATADDPSSLDGMASFYVMLAYFAATLLIVPIISMGAAAARLGMSRRERDLAVLRLVGLAPGKTKLACILETCVFAVVGVVVGSILYAVTLPAWGALSFQGRPMGAGEMWVGVVALLVEGLAMIVLAALSSWLAMRKVAITPLGVARRTQAGRVSAVGPVLGLVLLVVWLSVGTLAMNLGTAIGMAVFLGFMGAIFLIVNLVGIWSISLMGRIMARASRSPQMMVAGRRMADDPRAVWRSFGAVALVGFLVGIMYPASDSISMSGDRTDEVALIVIGDINRGMLLTFAITLALGAVSTAVNQAIRVLDSADQVRALSYMGSPRGFMDRSRRLEVAIPAFVMIVGSMLLGMVFMSPMLAAGAGKGVLIALASSIAGVMLIVVASEATVPLRRRILSGVREGRE; encoded by the coding sequence ATGAGCGCGGTACGCACCGCCGCCGGGGCGCTCCTGCGGTCGCGTGACCGGGCAACGTCCGTCCTCACGGTCGCGGCCTTTGCCCTGCCGCACGCGTTCCTGCTCGCGGTCACGGGCGGCGTCATGGCCTTCGGGGCGAGGGCTGCCGTCGCCGCTGCGTCCGCCACGGCCGACGACCCCTCAAGCCTCGACGGGATGGCCTCGTTCTACGTGATGCTTGCGTACTTCGCGGCCACCCTGCTCATCGTCCCCATCATTTCGATGGGGGCAGCGGCTGCGCGCCTGGGCATGAGTCGGCGCGAGCGCGACCTCGCGGTCCTGCGCCTCGTCGGCCTCGCGCCGGGCAAGACGAAGCTCGCCTGCATCCTCGAAACCTGTGTGTTTGCGGTTGTCGGCGTCGTCGTCGGCTCGATCCTGTACGCCGTGACGCTGCCCGCGTGGGGTGCGCTGTCCTTCCAGGGCCGCCCGATGGGGGCCGGCGAGATGTGGGTGGGGGTTGTGGCCCTCCTCGTCGAGGGACTTGCCATGATCGTCCTGGCCGCCCTGTCCTCGTGGCTGGCCATGCGCAAGGTTGCGATCACCCCCCTGGGCGTCGCGCGTCGCACGCAGGCGGGCCGCGTGAGCGCGGTCGGCCCCGTCCTCGGCCTGGTTCTCCTCGTGGTGTGGCTGAGCGTCGGCACCCTCGCGATGAACCTGGGAACTGCTATCGGCATGGCCGTATTCCTGGGCTTCATGGGCGCGATCTTCCTGATCGTCAACCTGGTGGGCATCTGGTCGATCAGTCTCATGGGGCGCATCATGGCTCGGGCCTCGCGCAGTCCCCAGATGATGGTGGCCGGGCGTCGCATGGCCGACGACCCGCGCGCTGTGTGGCGCTCCTTCGGGGCGGTGGCCCTCGTTGGGTTCCTCGTGGGCATCATGTATCCGGCGAGTGATTCGATCTCGATGAGCGGGGACAGGACCGATGAGGTCGCGCTTATCGTCATCGGCGACATCAACAGAGGCATGTTGCTGACCTTCGCGATCACCCTCGCGCTGGGCGCCGTGTCGACCGCGGTCAACCAGGCGATCCGCGTCCTCGACTCCGCCGACCAGGTACGAGCCCTGTCCTACATGGGGTCCCCGCGCGGCTTTATGGACCGCAGCCGTCGCCTCGAGGTCGCGATTCCCGCGTTCGTCATGATCGTTGGCTCGATGCTGCTCGGCATGGTGTTCATGTCGCCGATGCTTGCGGCGGGTGCCGGAAAGGGTGTCCTCATTGCGCTCGCCTCATCGATTGCGGGCGTCATGCTCATCGTCGTTGCCTCCGAGGCGACCGTCCCGCTGCGCCGCCGCATCCTGTCGGGCGTGCGCGAGGGGCGCGAGTAG
- a CDS encoding alkaline shock response membrane anchor protein AmaP encodes MTTPIPQAPDTNTSPGYGGQQVPNPPQAEGLPQEATQPAMQQNWGQMPVDPGMQAGIPQAGPVAYGPAVPARRRRSYAPAVILFGIGLLLTILPLVATLFLGRATNGFQHNSDTLFSFLGQLFYALPIGMILILVSGIVAILVAVMNSSSKS; translated from the coding sequence GTGACAACACCAATTCCCCAGGCCCCGGACACGAATACTTCCCCCGGATACGGCGGCCAGCAAGTGCCCAATCCTCCACAGGCCGAGGGCCTGCCGCAGGAAGCCACGCAGCCCGCAATGCAGCAGAATTGGGGACAGATGCCCGTCGATCCGGGAATGCAAGCGGGAATCCCGCAGGCTGGGCCGGTGGCCTATGGGCCTGCGGTGCCCGCGCGGCGTCGTAGGTCGTACGCGCCGGCGGTTATTTTGTTTGGAATTGGCTTGCTGCTTACGATTTTGCCCCTCGTAGCCACGCTATTCCTTGGCCGTGCTACCAACGGCTTCCAACACAATAGCGATACTCTATTTTCGTTCTTAGGGCAGTTGTTCTACGCCCTGCCCATCGGCATGATCCTGATCCTGGTCTCTGGCATCGTGGCAATCTTGGTTGCTGTGATGAACTCTTCGTCGAAGAGCTGA
- a CDS encoding peptidylprolyl isomerase codes for MKAILHTSAGDITVELFPNHAPNTVNNFVTLAKGEREWVDPTTGQKTSRPLYDGTIFHRVIPGFMIQGGDPLGTGTGGPGYQFNDEIHPELNFNDPYLLAMANAGKRMGKGTNGSQFFITVAPTPWLLGNHTIFGKVADEESKRVVDAIATTPTGAQDRPVTEQVINSIEIVD; via the coding sequence ATGAAAGCTATTCTTCACACCTCCGCCGGCGACATCACCGTCGAACTGTTCCCCAACCACGCCCCCAACACGGTCAACAACTTCGTGACCCTGGCCAAGGGCGAGCGCGAATGGGTCGACCCCACGACCGGCCAGAAGACCTCTCGTCCCCTCTACGACGGCACCATCTTCCACCGCGTCATCCCCGGCTTCATGATCCAGGGCGGCGACCCCCTCGGCACCGGCACCGGCGGCCCCGGCTACCAGTTCAACGACGAGATCCACCCCGAGCTGAACTTCAACGATCCTTACCTGCTCGCCATGGCTAACGCCGGCAAGCGCATGGGCAAGGGTACCAACGGCTCCCAGTTCTTCATCACCGTGGCCCCCACCCCGTGGCTGCTCGGCAACCACACCATCTTCGGTAAGGTCGCCGACGAGGAATCCAAGCGCGTCGTCGACGCCATCGCCACCACCCCCACGGGCGCCCAGGACCGCCCCGTGACGGAGCAGGTCATCAACTCCATCGAGATCGTCGACTGA
- a CDS encoding S8 family peptidase, with amino-acid sequence MCDDPGPGGRAIALPGAPAHAADPITAADQSYFTYYQLDQARAKGYTDKGVTIALIDGEVDTSAPELAGATIIDKSPCTVRSSVYSKSHGTAIASLLVSKTYGVAPDATLLTYRTRFEDEGEDAAAGCPVHNGNGIEENNSLINRAISDGAQIISISSSDEDLDEATKWAIAHANARGVMVVTAMGNTANNETDTGLAKWSGVVGVGAIDTTGKVASYSSWGQGTTTAAIGGPITVRNYETGNKATTDGTSYSTPLIAGFLALAKQKWPNATSNQLLQLMTKTALNNEGRWNKYTGYGVADLGAMMNTDPSQYPDENPLMDPTMHRGPTTDEILQYMNGLVNPRDIAFDDSYTYRGADESVISNTDAGVPIHLGTSPRYHAK; translated from the coding sequence GTGTGCGATGACCCTGGCCCTGGCGGCCGGGCCATTGCCCTGCCCGGCGCCCCCGCGCACGCCGCCGACCCCATCACGGCGGCCGACCAGTCCTACTTCACCTACTACCAGCTCGATCAGGCGCGGGCCAAGGGCTACACGGACAAGGGTGTCACCATCGCACTCATCGACGGCGAGGTCGACACCAGCGCACCCGAACTCGCAGGCGCCACCATCATCGACAAGAGCCCCTGCACTGTCCGCTCGAGCGTGTATTCCAAGAGCCACGGGACAGCCATCGCCTCACTCCTAGTCTCCAAAACGTACGGCGTTGCCCCCGACGCCACCCTCCTGACCTACCGAACCAGGTTCGAGGATGAGGGCGAAGATGCCGCTGCCGGTTGCCCGGTCCACAACGGTAATGGCATCGAAGAAAACAACTCTCTCATCAATCGCGCCATCAGCGACGGGGCTCAGATCATCAGCATCTCCTCGTCCGACGAAGATCTTGATGAAGCAACCAAGTGGGCGATCGCCCACGCCAATGCCCGCGGCGTTATGGTCGTCACCGCCATGGGTAACACGGCGAATAACGAAACGGACACCGGCCTCGCAAAGTGGTCCGGCGTCGTCGGCGTCGGCGCCATCGACACCACCGGCAAGGTAGCCTCCTACTCCTCGTGGGGGCAGGGAACCACCACCGCAGCAATAGGTGGCCCTATCACCGTCCGTAACTACGAAACAGGGAACAAAGCAACCACAGACGGCACGTCGTACTCCACGCCCCTCATCGCAGGTTTCCTGGCCCTAGCCAAACAAAAGTGGCCCAACGCCACCAGCAACCAACTCCTCCAACTGATGACCAAGACGGCGTTGAACAACGAGGGCCGCTGGAACAAGTACACGGGGTACGGGGTTGCTGACCTCGGTGCCATGATGAACACCGATCCGTCCCAGTACCCCGACGAGAACCCGTTGATGGACCCGACCATGCACAGGGGTCCCACCACGGACGAAATCCTGCAGTACATGAACGGCCTCGTAAACCCCCGCGACATCGCATTCGACGATTCGTACACCTACCGCGGAGCCGACGAAAGCGTCATCAGCAACACCGATGCCGGCGTGCCAATCCACCTGGGCACCAGCCCCCGCTACCACGCCAAGTAG
- a CDS encoding cell division protein FtsW: MSMSYPQQPVGQPAVPAQPAYQGTAPGYAPVPQGPVVQKVNRASIILGVVGWALIGLTILAMWLAIRASASDPDPSGKEAIGFLPLFALMFIGPVNLAGGVIGIVGAVGKPKTRKLNWLGILLNASPYVVFTAFMIVLMLFM, from the coding sequence ATGAGTATGTCGTATCCACAGCAGCCTGTGGGGCAGCCCGCAGTTCCCGCGCAGCCTGCATATCAGGGGACTGCTCCGGGCTATGCGCCTGTGCCTCAGGGGCCCGTGGTTCAGAAGGTGAATCGAGCGTCGATCATCTTGGGTGTTGTCGGGTGGGCCCTCATTGGCCTGACGATACTGGCCATGTGGCTTGCTATCCGAGCCAGCGCATCCGATCCTGACCCGAGTGGCAAGGAAGCGATCGGATTCTTGCCACTCTTTGCGCTGATGTTTATTGGCCCGGTGAACCTCGCCGGCGGTGTTATCGGGATTGTTGGGGCAGTGGGGAAACCGAAGACGAGGAAGCTCAACTGGCTGGGAATCCTCCTGAACGCAAGCCCATACGTCGTCTTCACCGCCTTCATGATCGTTCTGATGCTGTTCATGTAG
- a CDS encoding inner-membrane translocator, with protein MTTPYSTGPGLNGYPAQAPQQPAVPGRSRGKALGAACRGFGITGLVVFALVILGTLVYVLIPRGEHGLDLAPIAFIFVAGFFSIPVIAVNIIGLVLGFVALKQTKNPSERGYIARGLLMNAAPLVVVGLVVLLILLIYGFFYLISLF; from the coding sequence GTGACGACTCCATATTCGACCGGTCCCGGCTTGAACGGGTATCCGGCCCAGGCTCCCCAGCAGCCCGCCGTGCCTGGACGCAGCCGGGGCAAGGCCTTAGGAGCAGCGTGTCGCGGATTCGGTATCACCGGACTCGTTGTCTTTGCACTGGTCATCCTCGGGACGCTGGTGTACGTGCTGATTCCCAGGGGTGAGCACGGGCTGGACCTGGCCCCGATTGCCTTCATCTTCGTGGCCGGATTCTTCTCTATCCCCGTCATCGCGGTGAACATTATTGGCCTGGTTCTGGGCTTCGTTGCGCTCAAGCAGACGAAGAACCCCTCCGAGCGCGGCTACATCGCCCGAGGCCTGCTCATGAATGCTGCGCCGCTCGTGGTTGTTGGCCTCGTCGTTCTTCTGATCCTCTTGATCTACGGGTTCTTCTACCTCATCTCCTTGTTCTAG
- a CDS encoding S8 family peptidase has protein sequence MGSPPMVTTNHVSGRRRRLQLAGACAMTLALAAGAIALPAAPAHAADPITANEQTFYAYYKLDQARAKGYTGQGVTIALIDGEVDTNAPELAGASIIDKSPCTVTSSPFSKTHGTSMASLLVSKAYGVAPDATLLTYTTSQPGDNDVSGRDCTSSNGNGIEDPVSLINRAISDGAQIISISSSNDESSDTTKWAIARANARGVIVVSPMGNDAKDETLDTYSKWSGVVGVSAIDTTGKVASYSSWGQGTTVAAVGGPVVVHNYESGNKGFTDGTSNSVPLVAGFLALAKQKWPNSTSNQLLQLLTKTARTDQSGWNTYIGYGAVDPGAMINTDPSQYPDENPLMDPTRRKGPTTEEVHQYIDGLVNPRDIAFDDSYTYRGADESVISNTDTGVPIHLGTSPRYHAK, from the coding sequence ATGGGATCCCCGCCAATGGTGACCACGAACCACGTGTCCGGCCGCCGACGGCGGCTACAGCTCGCGGGTGCGTGCGCGATGACCCTGGCCCTGGCGGCCGGGGCCATCGCCCTGCCCGCCGCTCCCGCTCACGCCGCCGACCCGATCACAGCCAACGAACAGACCTTCTACGCCTACTACAAGCTGGACCAGGCGCGGGCCAAGGGCTACACGGGCCAGGGCGTCACCATCGCACTCATCGACGGCGAGGTCGACACCAACGCACCCGAACTCGCAGGTGCCTCAATCATCGACAAGAGCCCCTGCACCGTCACCTCGAGTCCCTTCTCCAAGACACACGGCACTTCAATGGCCTCGCTTCTGGTCTCCAAGGCCTACGGAGTAGCCCCCGACGCCACACTGTTGACCTACACGACCAGCCAGCCCGGAGACAATGACGTGTCCGGCCGTGACTGCACCAGCAGCAACGGCAACGGTATTGAAGACCCCGTCTCCCTAATTAACCGCGCTATCAGCGACGGCGCTCAGATTATTAGCATATCCTCATCTAACGATGAGTCTTCTGACACAACGAAGTGGGCGATCGCCCGAGCCAACGCCCGCGGCGTCATCGTCGTCTCCCCCATGGGTAACGACGCGAAAGACGAAACACTCGACACCTATTCGAAGTGGTCCGGCGTCGTGGGTGTCAGCGCCATCGACACCACCGGCAAGGTAGCCTCCTACTCCTCGTGGGGCCAAGGCACCACCGTCGCAGCTGTAGGCGGCCCCGTCGTCGTACACAACTACGAGAGCGGGAATAAAGGATTTACGGACGGAACATCAAACTCTGTTCCCCTCGTCGCCGGATTCTTGGCCCTGGCCAAGCAGAAGTGGCCCAACTCCACCAGCAACCAACTCCTCCAACTACTCACCAAGACAGCTCGGACCGATCAAAGCGGATGGAACACCTACATCGGATACGGAGCGGTTGATCCCGGCGCCATGATCAACACCGACCCCTCGCAGTACCCGGACGAAAACCCGCTCATGGACCCGACTCGACGCAAGGGCCCCACCACCGAGGAAGTACACCAATACATCGACGGCCTCGTGAACCCCCGCGACATCGCCTTCGACGATTCGTACACCTACCGCGGGGCCGACGAAAGCGTCATCAGCAACACCGACACCGGCGTACCAATCCACCTGGGCACCAGCCCCCGCTACCACGCCAAATGA
- a CDS encoding ABC transporter ATP-binding protein produces MTENNAGLVTRALTKTYMRGHTPVHALAGVDLTLPQGTQVAIMGPSGSGKTTLLHCLAGVLRPSSGSITLDGEEMTTMSERVLSDLRLRRFGFVFQDGQLLPELPTEENIAMPLMLAGTPKSQAISRAREILANLGLDGAGPYRPGQLSGGQAQRVAIGRALATDPSVIFADEPTGALDQATGGEVMSLLTSACASTGASLVLVTHDPAVAARLPHTIHVRDGRISLEARGSGTPNQGVAR; encoded by the coding sequence ATGACAGAGAACAACGCGGGTCTGGTGACCCGAGCACTGACGAAGACATACATGCGCGGGCACACGCCCGTCCACGCCCTGGCGGGCGTCGACCTGACCCTCCCGCAGGGTACGCAGGTGGCGATCATGGGCCCCTCGGGCTCCGGTAAGACGACGCTCCTGCACTGCCTGGCGGGTGTCCTGCGCCCCAGCTCCGGATCGATCACGCTCGATGGTGAAGAGATGACGACTATGTCGGAGCGGGTGCTCTCCGACCTGCGCCTGCGCCGCTTCGGCTTCGTGTTCCAGGATGGCCAGCTCCTGCCCGAGCTACCCACGGAAGAGAACATTGCGATGCCCCTCATGCTGGCGGGCACGCCCAAATCGCAGGCTATTTCCCGCGCCCGCGAAATCCTCGCGAACCTCGGGCTCGACGGCGCTGGCCCCTACCGCCCCGGCCAGCTGTCGGGAGGACAGGCACAGCGCGTCGCGATCGGCCGTGCGCTCGCCACCGATCCCTCGGTGATCTTCGCGGATGAGCCCACGGGGGCCCTCGACCAGGCCACCGGCGGTGAGGTCATGTCCCTGCTGACGAGCGCCTGCGCCTCCACGGGGGCATCCCTTGTCCTCGTCACCCACGACCCCGCCGTCGCCGCGCGCCTGCCGCACACTATCCACGTGCGCGATGGCCGCATCTCCCTCGAGGCACGAGGCAGTGGAACCCCCAACCAGGGGGTGGCCCGATGA
- a CDS encoding HAD-IIB family hydrolase: protein MMTPTDPALYAGADLRLAAVDMDGTLLDDDKNFPPGMDELLDQMDARGVTFAPASGRQVWTLIDMFPGRPGMTVIGENGGIVMRDGVEVSSHPVDTPTVREVIRLVREATSGPEGIDGGLVMCGKQFAYVERTDDRFVDGVLPYYHRTKRVDDQIAIIDAIEAGEIGDAIVKLAVFVLGPVEALAEATLARFADTHQYAISGANWADLQIRGVDKGSAVRDLQRFLGVDRSQTAVFGDAGNDLSMMSEGDLSFAMANASQDVVEAARFVAPSNNEAGVAQVLRALVG from the coding sequence ATGATGACCCCCACTGACCCCGCGCTTTACGCGGGCGCCGACCTGCGCCTGGCCGCCGTCGACATGGATGGCACCCTCCTGGACGATGACAAGAACTTCCCGCCCGGCATGGACGAGCTGCTCGACCAGATGGACGCGCGCGGCGTCACCTTCGCGCCCGCGTCCGGCCGTCAGGTGTGGACCCTCATCGACATGTTCCCCGGGCGCCCCGGCATGACCGTCATCGGGGAAAATGGTGGGATCGTCATGCGTGACGGCGTCGAGGTCTCCTCCCACCCGGTGGATACCCCCACGGTGCGCGAGGTCATCCGCCTCGTCCGCGAGGCCACCTCGGGGCCGGAGGGGATCGACGGCGGTCTGGTCATGTGCGGCAAGCAATTCGCCTACGTCGAGCGTACCGACGACCGCTTCGTCGACGGCGTTCTGCCCTACTACCACCGCACCAAGCGCGTGGATGATCAGATCGCCATCATCGACGCCATCGAGGCCGGCGAGATCGGCGACGCGATCGTCAAGCTCGCTGTTTTCGTCCTCGGCCCGGTTGAGGCGCTCGCGGAGGCGACGCTCGCGCGATTCGCCGACACGCACCAGTACGCGATCTCGGGTGCGAACTGGGCGGACCTGCAGATCCGAGGCGTCGACAAGGGGAGCGCCGTGCGCGACCTGCAGCGCTTCCTCGGTGTTGATCGCTCCCAGACCGCCGTCTTCGGCGACGCCGGGAATGACCTGTCCATGATGAGTGAGGGCGACCTGTCCTTCGCGATGGCCAACGCCTCGCAGGACGTCGTCGAGGCCGCTCGCTTCGTCGCCCCCTCGAACAACGAGGCCGGGGTCGCCCAGGTGCTGCGCGCGCTTGTGGGGTGA
- a CDS encoding amidohydrolase family protein: protein MSDVVVWSAGMVIPITAPSILDGAVAVRDGRIEHVGARDWVVETLTQRGLSFTERHFDGVLLPGLVNAHTHLQYTGMASVGAGQYRGFDDWARAFDEVYDAGGLDWGGDAAAGARLLLESGTTAAADVVTDAAAASALHDAGLHGVAYWEVMSWSNDEWRARGEREVSASLDAMPTPPAVGISPHAPYSLDAEPLLDLPDMARRRGMRIHIHLGESHSEAEWSETRTTALADLWKSEHSSSFTAMRSRGGGFSSTQFVDQLGVLGPDCHVAHGVYMRSDDRRRLRARQTAVALCPRSNRVIGLDAPPVGAYLAEGNMIAVGTDSLSSSPSLDLLEDVALLFDLARAQGYEDQDLARRLLQAATLGGATAMGLATGPDRLGQLQSGAVADMCVVDVPVTSIVETIDTVARHGAGRVVETVVSGRVRYSASR from the coding sequence ATGAGCGACGTGGTCGTCTGGTCCGCCGGCATGGTCATCCCGATCACCGCCCCCTCGATCCTCGACGGCGCTGTTGCCGTGCGCGACGGGCGCATCGAGCACGTGGGAGCGCGCGACTGGGTCGTCGAAACGCTCACGCAGCGCGGCCTTTCCTTCACCGAACGCCACTTTGACGGCGTGCTGCTCCCCGGCCTCGTCAATGCGCACACGCACCTGCAGTACACGGGCATGGCGTCCGTGGGTGCCGGGCAGTACCGAGGTTTTGACGACTGGGCGCGCGCCTTCGACGAGGTCTACGACGCGGGCGGCCTGGACTGGGGAGGCGACGCGGCCGCCGGCGCCCGGCTGCTCCTGGAAAGCGGCACGACCGCCGCCGCCGACGTGGTGACGGACGCAGCCGCGGCCTCGGCCCTGCACGACGCGGGCCTGCACGGCGTCGCCTACTGGGAGGTCATGAGCTGGTCGAACGACGAGTGGCGAGCCCGAGGAGAACGCGAGGTCTCCGCATCCCTGGACGCCATGCCGACCCCTCCGGCCGTGGGTATCTCCCCACACGCCCCCTACTCCCTCGACGCTGAGCCGCTGCTGGATCTGCCGGACATGGCCAGGCGTCGCGGCATGCGCATCCACATCCACCTGGGTGAGTCCCACTCCGAGGCCGAATGGTCCGAAACGCGCACAACCGCCCTGGCGGACCTGTGGAAGAGCGAGCACTCCTCCTCGTTCACGGCGATGCGCTCGCGCGGCGGCGGCTTCTCCTCCACGCAGTTCGTCGACCAGCTGGGTGTCCTCGGACCCGACTGCCACGTCGCCCACGGCGTGTACATGCGCTCCGACGACCGCCGACGACTGCGCGCCCGCCAGACGGCCGTGGCGCTGTGCCCGCGCTCGAACCGTGTGATCGGCCTGGACGCGCCGCCCGTCGGCGCCTACCTCGCCGAGGGCAACATGATCGCGGTGGGCACGGACTCCCTGTCCTCCTCCCCGTCCCTCGACCTGCTCGAGGACGTCGCCCTCCTCTTCGACCTGGCACGAGCTCAGGGCTACGAGGATCAGGACCTGGCGCGCCGCCTCCTGCAGGCCGCAACCCTGGGCGGCGCCACCGCGATGGGCCTGGCGACCGGCCCCGATCGCCTGGGACAGCTCCAGTCGGGCGCGGTCGCCGACATGTGCGTCGTCGACGTGCCCGTCACCTCGATCGTGGAAACCATCGATACCGTCGCCCGCCACGGCGCCGGCCGCGTCGTCGAAACCGTCGTGTCCGGGCGCGTGCGCTACTCGGCCTCGCGCTAA
- a CDS encoding adenosylhomocysteinase: MTPALDPLAAQLLLRAYARATNMLIAGRSFATDDPALATLLRSFGAHVRPIAEAEGTPASPPVVFALEEDAAPTPGAITGLAPGGTFHAVIAPDGRTITGPGDEGRIEWARTHMPVTEAAARALAPLVAGRSVGLSLVLEPKTAALALMLSEAGARISVFGWASETREDVAARLREAGIPVFADSRASREREWELAREFLAQRSEFLLDDGSHLIRLAHDTQRCPGVLDALVGAAEETTSGLRPLRSFDLRIPVLASNDARSKTLFDNAYGTGQSCWTTILDLIDPRGVGAPVAGMSVVVIGYGDVGRGCARFGAALGARVTVVELDPVRALQASMDGFAVASLEQAAASAGMLISATGERATIPLSALEAAPGGAIVTVAGGVDGEVSIDEAVAASWVMAESGDPHVQTLTSPSGKTLRILERGEGINYTAGEGNPIEIMDMSFGVQLASLRELLTREGELSPGLHDLPREADDAVAAAALGALSLS; the protein is encoded by the coding sequence ATGACCCCAGCCCTGGATCCCCTCGCCGCCCAGCTGCTGCTACGCGCCTACGCGCGGGCCACGAACATGCTCATCGCGGGGCGTTCCTTCGCGACGGACGACCCGGCGTTGGCCACCCTGCTTCGCTCGTTTGGCGCCCACGTGCGCCCAATTGCCGAGGCCGAGGGGACCCCGGCCTCACCCCCGGTCGTCTTCGCGCTCGAGGAAGATGCGGCCCCCACGCCCGGGGCGATCACGGGCCTGGCGCCCGGAGGCACGTTCCATGCCGTCATCGCCCCCGACGGGCGCACGATCACGGGCCCCGGCGACGAGGGGCGCATCGAGTGGGCGCGCACCCACATGCCGGTTACCGAGGCGGCGGCACGCGCCCTGGCTCCCCTGGTGGCGGGCCGAAGCGTGGGACTCTCCCTCGTCCTGGAGCCGAAAACGGCCGCCCTGGCCCTCATGCTCTCCGAGGCCGGGGCGCGCATCAGCGTCTTCGGCTGGGCATCCGAGACACGCGAGGACGTCGCTGCCCGCCTGCGCGAGGCCGGCATCCCCGTGTTCGCGGACTCGCGCGCCTCCCGCGAGCGCGAGTGGGAGCTCGCACGCGAGTTTTTGGCCCAGCGCAGCGAATTCCTGCTGGATGACGGCTCCCACCTGATCCGCCTGGCGCACGATACCCAGCGCTGCCCCGGCGTCCTGGACGCGCTGGTCGGCGCGGCGGAGGAGACCACCTCGGGGCTGCGCCCCCTTCGTTCTTTCGATCTACGCATTCCGGTCCTGGCCTCGAACGATGCGCGGTCGAAGACCCTGTTCGACAACGCCTACGGGACGGGTCAGTCGTGTTGGACGACGATCCTCGACCTGATTGACCCGCGCGGCGTCGGTGCGCCCGTGGCGGGGATGAGCGTCGTCGTCATCGGCTACGGCGACGTGGGTCGCGGCTGCGCGCGTTTCGGCGCGGCGCTCGGGGCGCGCGTGACCGTCGTGGAGCTGGACCCCGTGCGCGCCCTGCAGGCGTCGATGGACGGGTTCGCCGTGGCCTCGCTGGAGCAGGCAGCCGCGAGCGCCGGCATGTTGATCTCCGCGACGGGCGAGCGGGCGACGATCCCGCTGAGCGCGCTGGAAGCGGCGCCGGGCGGCGCGATCGTCACGGTCGCCGGCGGCGTCGACGGGGAGGTATCCATCGACGAGGCCGTGGCCGCCTCCTGGGTCATGGCCGAGTCGGGCGATCCCCACGTGCAGACCCTGACCAGCCCCTCCGGCAAGACGCTGCGCATCCTCGAGCGCGGGGAGGGCATCAACTACACGGCGGGCGAGGGAAACCCCATCGAGATCATGGACATGAGCTTCGGCGTGCAGCTGGCATCCCTGCGCGAACTCCTCACCCGCGAAGGCGAGCTATCCCCCGGCCTGCACGACCTGCCGCGCGAGGCGGACGACGCGGTGGCCGCAGCTGCGCTGGGCGCCCTGTCCCTGTCGTAG